From the Oryza glaberrima chromosome 5, OglaRS2, whole genome shotgun sequence genome, one window contains:
- the LOC127773443 gene encoding ABC transporter B family member 11-like isoform X2, whose protein sequence is MAARGSEGGEAAAQGKVGLHRLFRYADGVDALLMAAGAAGAAASGAAQPLMNLVFGEVVDAFGSGSRDDVLHRVSKVCLKFFYLAIGSWFACFLQVACWMITGERQAARIRGLYLEAVLRQDIAFFEKEMTTGQVVERMSGDTILIQDAIGEKVGKFIQLTATFVGGFVVSFAKGWLLSCVMLSSIPPIIIAGATMSWTISKLSTHGQSKYNEAGNVVEQTIGAIRTVASFNGENRAIALYNKYIHSAYVSAVQESTATGLGFGFIMFMLFCTYGLAAWYGAKLIIDKGYEGGQVVTVWMAFMTGAMSLGEATPCMSAFASGQAAGYRMMQTIERMPAINSSGIDGAVLENIKGDIELRNVYFSYPSRPDQLIFDGFSLHVLNGITMAIVGESGSGKSTVINLVERFYDPQAGEVLIDGVNIKTLRLRWIREKIGLVSQEPLLFATSIRENIVYGREDATTEEIMAATELANAAKFIENLPNGLDTMVGEHGAQLSGGQKQRIAIARAILKNPKILLLDEATSALDMESERVVQEALNRIMQDKTTIVVAHRLSTIKDADIISVVQHGRVVEQGTHTELLKDLNGAYSQLIQLQGATEELHKSGVDYQRSISTVQSVMSISKSRGRNASFKRSLSRGTSFGSTSVHLTTAAGMIVPESMHTEVPSKVLDDNEEHKKVPLCRLISLNKPEIPVLLLGTAAAVVAGVLFPMLGLLISSSIKSFYEPPHQLKKDARFWTLMYVAAGIVSLISLPMENFLFGVAGGKLVERIRSLSFKRIVHQEVSWFDNPSNASGTIGARLSVDASNIRRLVGDSLALFVRSSVTIIAGFIIAMVANWRLALVATVVLPLGGLQGFFQIKFLEGFSADAKIKYEEATQVAHDAVSSIRTVASFCAENRIMKAYYKKCEAPVRQGIRQGIVSGLGFGISFFVLYSTYALCFYVGAKFMLDGKATFTEIFRVFFALLMATIGVSQTSAMGSDSAKAKASATSIFAMIDRESKIDSSSDDGMVFANVAGELELHHVCFSYPSRPDIQIFRNLSLRIPSGKMVALVGESGCGKSTVIALLERFYDPDSGTVTLDGVDIKNLKVGFLRQQMGLVSQEPVLFNDTVRANIAYGKEGDATEEEIVAAARAANAHQFISALPGGYDTCAGERGVQLSGGQKQRVAIARAILKDPRILLLDEATSALDAESERAVQAALESVMVGRTTVVVAHRLSTIRGADVIAVLKDGEVVATGGHEELMAKKDGVYASLVELRMSSERAGDSKPS, encoded by the exons AGGTTGCATGTTGGATGATTACTGGCGAAAGACAAGCTGCCCGCATACGAGGGCTATATCTTGAAGCTGTATTGAGGCAAGATATTGCATTTTTTGAAAAGGAGATGACAACTGGACAAGTAGTTGAGAGGATGTCTGGAGATACAATACTCATCCAGGATGCAATTGGTGAAAAG GTTGGGAAGTTTATACAACTCACTGCTACATTTGTGGGGGGTTTCGTAGTTTCTTTCGCTAAAGGATGGCTTTTATCATGTGTCATGCTCTCAAGTATTCCTCCTATAATAATTGCTGGAGCAACTATGTCATGGACTATATCAAAGCTGTCAACTCATGGTCAATCCAAGTATAATGAAGCGGGGAATGTCGTTGAACAGACGATTGGAGCTATCAGAACG GTTGCTTCATTCAATGGTGAGAACCGAGCCATTGCACTATACAACAAATACATTCACAGTGCATATGTCTCTGCTGTTCAAGAAAGCACTGCAACTGGCCTGGGCTTTggttttattatgtttatgCTGTTTTGCACGTATGGTCTAGCAGCATGGTATGGGGCGAAATTGATTATCGATAAAGGATATGAAGGAGGGCAAGTTGTCACTGTCTGGATGGCATTCATGACTGGTGCAAT GTCACTGGGTGAGGCAACGCCATGTATGTCTGCTTTTGCTTCTGGGCAGGCTGCTGGTTATAGAATGATGCAAACAATCGAAAGAATGCCAGCAATTAATTCTAGTGGAATAGATGGTGCGGTATTAGAGAACATCAAAGGTGACATAGAGCTGAGGAATGTGTACTTCAGCTATCCATCCAGGCCTGACCAGTTGATATTTGATGGGTTTTCGTTACATGTCTTGAATGGCATAACTATGGCTATAGTAGGGGAGAGTGGCAGCGGAAAGTCAACGGTGATTAATCTTGTCGAGAGATTCTATGATCCACAGGCTGGTGAAGTTTTGATTGATGGTGTTAACATAAAGACTCTGAGGCTTAGGTGGATTAGGGAAAAGATCGGCCTTGTCAGTCAGGAACCACTGCTGTTTGCCACTAGTATCCGAGAGAACATTGTCTATGGAAGAGAAGATGCAACGACTGAGGAGATAATGGCTGCAACAGAGCTTGCTAATGCAGCGAAGTTCATTGAGAATCTACCTAAT GGCCTGGACACAATGGTTGGTGAACATGGAGCTCAGCTATCTGGAGGGCAAAAGCAAAGAATTGCTATCGCAAGAGCGATCCTTAAAAATCCCAAAATCTTGCTGCTTGATGAAGCAACTAGTGCACTAGACATGGAATCTGAGCGAGTGGTTCAAGAGGCCCTTAATAGAATTATGCAAGACAAGACCACGATTGTAGTAGCTCATCGGCTGAGCACCATAAAAGATGCTGACATTATATCAGTCGTGCAGCATGGAAGAGTAGTTGAACAAG GCACGCATACTGAACTACTCAAGGACCTAAATGGTGCATATTCTCAGCTTATACAACTGCAGGGTGCAACTGAAGAACTGCATAAATCTGGTGTCGATTATCAAAGGTCTATTTCAACTGTCCAAAGTGTCATGTCCATTAGCAAATCTAGAGGCCGCAATGCATCATTTAAGAGATCATTAAGTCGAGGAACTTCATTTGGGAGTACTAGTGTGCATTTAACCACAGCAGCTGGTATGATAGTCCCTGAGAGCATGCATACTGAGGTACCATCCAAGGTATTAGATGACAATGAAGAGCACAAGAAGGTGCCCCTCTGTCGACTTATATCTCTTAACAAACCAGAGATACCAGTTCTTCTATTAGGTACAGCTGCTGCAGTTGTAGCAGGTGTTCTCTTCCCAATGTTAGGTTTGCTGATCTCCAGTTCCATAAAATCGTTCTATGAGCCACCACATCAACTTAAGAAAGATGCACGGTTCTGGACATTGATGTATGTAGCGGCTGGAATTGTTTCCCTTATTTCCTTGCCAATGGAAAATTTCCTATTTGGAGTGGCTGGTGGGAAATTGGTGGAGCGCATTCGTTCTTTATCTTTTAAAAGAATTGTTCATCAAGAAGTCAGTTGGTTTGATAATCCCTCAAATGCAAG TGGAACAATTGGTGCGAGGCTATCTGTTGATGCTTCAAATATTCGGCGTCTTGTAGGAGATTCGTTAGCGTTGTTTGTTCGCAGCTCTGTTACAATTATTGCTGGATTTATCATTGCAATGGTTGCAAACTGGAggcttgcccttgttgccacGGTTGTGCTTCCTTTGGGAGGTCTCCAGGGATTCTTCCAGATAAAGTTTTTGGAGGGATTCAGTGCAGATGCTAAG ATAAAGTatgaagaggcaactcaagtaGCACATGATGCTGTCAGTAGTATACGGACTGTCGCTTCGTTCTGTGCTGAGAATAGGATAATGAAGGCTTACTACAAAAAATGTGAAGCTCCGGTGCGACAGGGGATACGCCAAGGGATTGTCAGTGGCTTGGGTTTTGGCATATCATTCTTTGTGCTCTATTCTACATATGCCCTTTGTTTCTATGTAGGAGCCAAGTTCATGCTTGATGGCAAGGCCACATTCACTGAAATATTCAGG GTGTTCTTTGCTTTGCTCATGGCAACCATAGGAGTTTCCCAGACAAGTGCGATGGGTTCAGATTCTGCCAAGGCCAAGGCATCCGCAACCTCAATATTTGCCATGATTGACCGTGAATCGAAGATCGACTCGAGCAGTGATGACGGCATGGTCTTTGCTAATGTGGCTGGTGAGCTCGAACTCCACCACGTCTGTTTCTCATACCCATCACGCCCAGACATACAAATATTCAGAAATCTGTCGCTGAGAATACCATCAGGAAAG ATGGTTGCCCTTGTCGGAGAGAGCGGCTGTGGCAAATCAACCGTGATAGCACTACTGGAAAGATTTTACGACCCTGATTCAGGAACAGTGACACTAGACGGCGTCGACATCAAGAACCTCAAAGTCGGGTTTCTGCGGCAGCAGATGGGGCTGGTGAGCCAAGAGCCCGTCCTGTTCAACGACACGGTCCGCGCCAACATCGCCTACGGCAAGGAAGGCGACGCCACGGAGGAGgagatcgtcgccgccgcgagggcCGCGAACGCGCACCAGTTCATCTCGGCGCTGCCCGGAGGCTATGACACCTGCGCCGGCGAGAGGGGCGTCCAGCTCTCCGGCGGGCAGAAGCAGCGCGTGGCCATCGCGAGGGCCATCCTCAAGGACCCCaggatcctcctcctcgacgaggcGACGAGCGCGCTGGACGCCGAGTCGGAGCGCGCCGTCCAGGCGGCGCTGGAGTCGGTGATGGTCGGCCGGACGACGGTCGTGGTGGCTCACCGACTGTCGACGATCAGGGGCGCCGACGTGATCGCCGTCCTCAAggacggcgaggtcgtcgccaCGGGGGGGCACGAGGAGCTGATGGCGAAGAAGGATGGCGTGTATGCTTCGTTGGTGGAGCTCCGCATGAGCTCCGAACGCGCCGGTGACTCCAAGCCCTCGTGA
- the LOC127773443 gene encoding ABC transporter B family member 11-like isoform X1: MAARGSEGGEAAAQGKVGLHRLFRYADGVDALLMAAGAAGAAASGAAQPLMNLVFGEVVDAFGSGSRDDVLHRVSKVCLKFFYLAIGSWFACFLQVACWMITGERQAARIRGLYLEAVLRQDIAFFEKEMTTGQVVERMSGDTILIQDAIGEKVGKFIQLTATFVGGFVVSFAKGWLLSCVMLSSIPPIIIAGATMSWTISKLSTHGQSKYNEAGNVVEQTIGAIRTVASFNGENRAIALYNKYIHSAYVSAVQESTATGLGFGFIMFMLFCTYGLAAWYGAKLIIDKGYEGGQVVTVWMAFMTGAMSLGEATPCMSAFASGQAAGYRMMQTIERMPAINSSGIDGAVLENIKGDIELRNVYFSYPSRPDQLIFDGFSLHVLNGITMAIVGESGSGKSTVINLVERFYDPQAGEVLIDGVNIKTLRLRWIREKIGLVSQEPLLFATSIRENIVYGREDATTEEIMAATELANAAKFIENLPNGLDTMVGEHGAQLSGGQKQRIAIARAILKNPKILLLDEATSALDMESERVVQEALNRIMQDKTTIVVAHRLSTIKDADIISVVQHGRVVEQGTHTELLKDLNGAYSQLIQLQGATEELHKSGVDYQRSISTVQSVMSISKSRGRNASFKRSLSRGTSFGSTSVHLTTAAGMIVPESMHTEVPSKVLDDNEEHKKVPLCRLISLNKPEIPVLLLGTAAAVVAGVLFPMLGLLISSSIKSFYEPPHQLKKDARFWTLMYVAAGIVSLISLPMENFLFGVAGGKLVERIRSLSFKRIVHQEVSWFDNPSNARSVTNYSTFVHYIPDLPLNLHCVIYFLYCFMPSGTIGARLSVDASNIRRLVGDSLALFVRSSVTIIAGFIIAMVANWRLALVATVVLPLGGLQGFFQIKFLEGFSADAKIKYEEATQVAHDAVSSIRTVASFCAENRIMKAYYKKCEAPVRQGIRQGIVSGLGFGISFFVLYSTYALCFYVGAKFMLDGKATFTEIFRVFFALLMATIGVSQTSAMGSDSAKAKASATSIFAMIDRESKIDSSSDDGMVFANVAGELELHHVCFSYPSRPDIQIFRNLSLRIPSGKMVALVGESGCGKSTVIALLERFYDPDSGTVTLDGVDIKNLKVGFLRQQMGLVSQEPVLFNDTVRANIAYGKEGDATEEEIVAAARAANAHQFISALPGGYDTCAGERGVQLSGGQKQRVAIARAILKDPRILLLDEATSALDAESERAVQAALESVMVGRTTVVVAHRLSTIRGADVIAVLKDGEVVATGGHEELMAKKDGVYASLVELRMSSERAGDSKPS, encoded by the exons AGGTTGCATGTTGGATGATTACTGGCGAAAGACAAGCTGCCCGCATACGAGGGCTATATCTTGAAGCTGTATTGAGGCAAGATATTGCATTTTTTGAAAAGGAGATGACAACTGGACAAGTAGTTGAGAGGATGTCTGGAGATACAATACTCATCCAGGATGCAATTGGTGAAAAG GTTGGGAAGTTTATACAACTCACTGCTACATTTGTGGGGGGTTTCGTAGTTTCTTTCGCTAAAGGATGGCTTTTATCATGTGTCATGCTCTCAAGTATTCCTCCTATAATAATTGCTGGAGCAACTATGTCATGGACTATATCAAAGCTGTCAACTCATGGTCAATCCAAGTATAATGAAGCGGGGAATGTCGTTGAACAGACGATTGGAGCTATCAGAACG GTTGCTTCATTCAATGGTGAGAACCGAGCCATTGCACTATACAACAAATACATTCACAGTGCATATGTCTCTGCTGTTCAAGAAAGCACTGCAACTGGCCTGGGCTTTggttttattatgtttatgCTGTTTTGCACGTATGGTCTAGCAGCATGGTATGGGGCGAAATTGATTATCGATAAAGGATATGAAGGAGGGCAAGTTGTCACTGTCTGGATGGCATTCATGACTGGTGCAAT GTCACTGGGTGAGGCAACGCCATGTATGTCTGCTTTTGCTTCTGGGCAGGCTGCTGGTTATAGAATGATGCAAACAATCGAAAGAATGCCAGCAATTAATTCTAGTGGAATAGATGGTGCGGTATTAGAGAACATCAAAGGTGACATAGAGCTGAGGAATGTGTACTTCAGCTATCCATCCAGGCCTGACCAGTTGATATTTGATGGGTTTTCGTTACATGTCTTGAATGGCATAACTATGGCTATAGTAGGGGAGAGTGGCAGCGGAAAGTCAACGGTGATTAATCTTGTCGAGAGATTCTATGATCCACAGGCTGGTGAAGTTTTGATTGATGGTGTTAACATAAAGACTCTGAGGCTTAGGTGGATTAGGGAAAAGATCGGCCTTGTCAGTCAGGAACCACTGCTGTTTGCCACTAGTATCCGAGAGAACATTGTCTATGGAAGAGAAGATGCAACGACTGAGGAGATAATGGCTGCAACAGAGCTTGCTAATGCAGCGAAGTTCATTGAGAATCTACCTAAT GGCCTGGACACAATGGTTGGTGAACATGGAGCTCAGCTATCTGGAGGGCAAAAGCAAAGAATTGCTATCGCAAGAGCGATCCTTAAAAATCCCAAAATCTTGCTGCTTGATGAAGCAACTAGTGCACTAGACATGGAATCTGAGCGAGTGGTTCAAGAGGCCCTTAATAGAATTATGCAAGACAAGACCACGATTGTAGTAGCTCATCGGCTGAGCACCATAAAAGATGCTGACATTATATCAGTCGTGCAGCATGGAAGAGTAGTTGAACAAG GCACGCATACTGAACTACTCAAGGACCTAAATGGTGCATATTCTCAGCTTATACAACTGCAGGGTGCAACTGAAGAACTGCATAAATCTGGTGTCGATTATCAAAGGTCTATTTCAACTGTCCAAAGTGTCATGTCCATTAGCAAATCTAGAGGCCGCAATGCATCATTTAAGAGATCATTAAGTCGAGGAACTTCATTTGGGAGTACTAGTGTGCATTTAACCACAGCAGCTGGTATGATAGTCCCTGAGAGCATGCATACTGAGGTACCATCCAAGGTATTAGATGACAATGAAGAGCACAAGAAGGTGCCCCTCTGTCGACTTATATCTCTTAACAAACCAGAGATACCAGTTCTTCTATTAGGTACAGCTGCTGCAGTTGTAGCAGGTGTTCTCTTCCCAATGTTAGGTTTGCTGATCTCCAGTTCCATAAAATCGTTCTATGAGCCACCACATCAACTTAAGAAAGATGCACGGTTCTGGACATTGATGTATGTAGCGGCTGGAATTGTTTCCCTTATTTCCTTGCCAATGGAAAATTTCCTATTTGGAGTGGCTGGTGGGAAATTGGTGGAGCGCATTCGTTCTTTATCTTTTAAAAGAATTGTTCATCAAGAAGTCAGTTGGTTTGATAATCCCTCAAATGCAAGGTCAGTCACTAATTATTCCACGTTTGTGCATTACATCCCAGATTTACCATTAAATCTGCACTGCGTTATTTACTTCCTTTACTGTTTTATGCCCAGTGGAACAATTGGTGCGAGGCTATCTGTTGATGCTTCAAATATTCGGCGTCTTGTAGGAGATTCGTTAGCGTTGTTTGTTCGCAGCTCTGTTACAATTATTGCTGGATTTATCATTGCAATGGTTGCAAACTGGAggcttgcccttgttgccacGGTTGTGCTTCCTTTGGGAGGTCTCCAGGGATTCTTCCAGATAAAGTTTTTGGAGGGATTCAGTGCAGATGCTAAG ATAAAGTatgaagaggcaactcaagtaGCACATGATGCTGTCAGTAGTATACGGACTGTCGCTTCGTTCTGTGCTGAGAATAGGATAATGAAGGCTTACTACAAAAAATGTGAAGCTCCGGTGCGACAGGGGATACGCCAAGGGATTGTCAGTGGCTTGGGTTTTGGCATATCATTCTTTGTGCTCTATTCTACATATGCCCTTTGTTTCTATGTAGGAGCCAAGTTCATGCTTGATGGCAAGGCCACATTCACTGAAATATTCAGG GTGTTCTTTGCTTTGCTCATGGCAACCATAGGAGTTTCCCAGACAAGTGCGATGGGTTCAGATTCTGCCAAGGCCAAGGCATCCGCAACCTCAATATTTGCCATGATTGACCGTGAATCGAAGATCGACTCGAGCAGTGATGACGGCATGGTCTTTGCTAATGTGGCTGGTGAGCTCGAACTCCACCACGTCTGTTTCTCATACCCATCACGCCCAGACATACAAATATTCAGAAATCTGTCGCTGAGAATACCATCAGGAAAG ATGGTTGCCCTTGTCGGAGAGAGCGGCTGTGGCAAATCAACCGTGATAGCACTACTGGAAAGATTTTACGACCCTGATTCAGGAACAGTGACACTAGACGGCGTCGACATCAAGAACCTCAAAGTCGGGTTTCTGCGGCAGCAGATGGGGCTGGTGAGCCAAGAGCCCGTCCTGTTCAACGACACGGTCCGCGCCAACATCGCCTACGGCAAGGAAGGCGACGCCACGGAGGAGgagatcgtcgccgccgcgagggcCGCGAACGCGCACCAGTTCATCTCGGCGCTGCCCGGAGGCTATGACACCTGCGCCGGCGAGAGGGGCGTCCAGCTCTCCGGCGGGCAGAAGCAGCGCGTGGCCATCGCGAGGGCCATCCTCAAGGACCCCaggatcctcctcctcgacgaggcGACGAGCGCGCTGGACGCCGAGTCGGAGCGCGCCGTCCAGGCGGCGCTGGAGTCGGTGATGGTCGGCCGGACGACGGTCGTGGTGGCTCACCGACTGTCGACGATCAGGGGCGCCGACGTGATCGCCGTCCTCAAggacggcgaggtcgtcgccaCGGGGGGGCACGAGGAGCTGATGGCGAAGAAGGATGGCGTGTATGCTTCGTTGGTGGAGCTCCGCATGAGCTCCGAACGCGCCGGTGACTCCAAGCCCTCGTGA
- the LOC127773443 gene encoding ABC transporter B family member 4-like isoform X3 gives MITGERQAARIRGLYLEAVLRQDIAFFEKEMTTGQVVERMSGDTILIQDAIGEKVGKFIQLTATFVGGFVVSFAKGWLLSCVMLSSIPPIIIAGATMSWTISKLSTHGQSKYNEAGNVVEQTIGAIRTVASFNGENRAIALYNKYIHSAYVSAVQESTATGLGFGFIMFMLFCTYGLAAWYGAKLIIDKGYEGGQVVTVWMAFMTGAMSLGEATPCMSAFASGQAAGYRMMQTIERMPAINSSGIDGAVLENIKGDIELRNVYFSYPSRPDQLIFDGFSLHVLNGITMAIVGESGSGKSTVINLVERFYDPQAGEVLIDGVNIKTLRLRWIREKIGLVSQEPLLFATSIRENIVYGREDATTEEIMAATELANAAKFIENLPNGLDTMVGEHGAQLSGGQKQRIAIARAILKNPKILLLDEATSALDMESERVVQEALNRIMQDKTTIVVAHRLSTIKDADIISVVQHGRVVEQGTHTELLKDLNGAYSQLIQLQGATEELHKSGVDYQRSISTVQSVMSISKSRGRNASFKRSLSRGTSFGSTSVHLTTAAGMIVPESMHTEVPSKVLDDNEEHKKVPLCRLISLNKPEIPVLLLGTAAAVVAGVLFPMLGLLISSSIKSFYEPPHQLKKDARFWTLMYVAAGIVSLISLPMENFLFGVAGGKLVERIRSLSFKRIVHQEVSWFDNPSNASGTIGARLSVDASNIRRLVGDSLALFVRSSVTIIAGFIIAMVANWRLALVATVVLPLGGLQGFFQIKFLEGFSADAKIKYEEATQVAHDAVSSIRTVASFCAENRIMKAYYKKCEAPVRQGIRQGIVSGLGFGISFFVLYSTYALCFYVGAKFMLDGKATFTEIFRVFFALLMATIGVSQTSAMGSDSAKAKASATSIFAMIDRESKIDSSSDDGMVFANVAGELELHHVCFSYPSRPDIQIFRNLSLRIPSGKMVALVGESGCGKSTVIALLERFYDPDSGTVTLDGVDIKNLKVGFLRQQMGLVSQEPVLFNDTVRANIAYGKEGDATEEEIVAAARAANAHQFISALPGGYDTCAGERGVQLSGGQKQRVAIARAILKDPRILLLDEATSALDAESERAVQAALESVMVGRTTVVVAHRLSTIRGADVIAVLKDGEVVATGGHEELMAKKDGVYASLVELRMSSERAGDSKPS, from the exons ATGATTACTGGCGAAAGACAAGCTGCCCGCATACGAGGGCTATATCTTGAAGCTGTATTGAGGCAAGATATTGCATTTTTTGAAAAGGAGATGACAACTGGACAAGTAGTTGAGAGGATGTCTGGAGATACAATACTCATCCAGGATGCAATTGGTGAAAAG GTTGGGAAGTTTATACAACTCACTGCTACATTTGTGGGGGGTTTCGTAGTTTCTTTCGCTAAAGGATGGCTTTTATCATGTGTCATGCTCTCAAGTATTCCTCCTATAATAATTGCTGGAGCAACTATGTCATGGACTATATCAAAGCTGTCAACTCATGGTCAATCCAAGTATAATGAAGCGGGGAATGTCGTTGAACAGACGATTGGAGCTATCAGAACG GTTGCTTCATTCAATGGTGAGAACCGAGCCATTGCACTATACAACAAATACATTCACAGTGCATATGTCTCTGCTGTTCAAGAAAGCACTGCAACTGGCCTGGGCTTTggttttattatgtttatgCTGTTTTGCACGTATGGTCTAGCAGCATGGTATGGGGCGAAATTGATTATCGATAAAGGATATGAAGGAGGGCAAGTTGTCACTGTCTGGATGGCATTCATGACTGGTGCAAT GTCACTGGGTGAGGCAACGCCATGTATGTCTGCTTTTGCTTCTGGGCAGGCTGCTGGTTATAGAATGATGCAAACAATCGAAAGAATGCCAGCAATTAATTCTAGTGGAATAGATGGTGCGGTATTAGAGAACATCAAAGGTGACATAGAGCTGAGGAATGTGTACTTCAGCTATCCATCCAGGCCTGACCAGTTGATATTTGATGGGTTTTCGTTACATGTCTTGAATGGCATAACTATGGCTATAGTAGGGGAGAGTGGCAGCGGAAAGTCAACGGTGATTAATCTTGTCGAGAGATTCTATGATCCACAGGCTGGTGAAGTTTTGATTGATGGTGTTAACATAAAGACTCTGAGGCTTAGGTGGATTAGGGAAAAGATCGGCCTTGTCAGTCAGGAACCACTGCTGTTTGCCACTAGTATCCGAGAGAACATTGTCTATGGAAGAGAAGATGCAACGACTGAGGAGATAATGGCTGCAACAGAGCTTGCTAATGCAGCGAAGTTCATTGAGAATCTACCTAAT GGCCTGGACACAATGGTTGGTGAACATGGAGCTCAGCTATCTGGAGGGCAAAAGCAAAGAATTGCTATCGCAAGAGCGATCCTTAAAAATCCCAAAATCTTGCTGCTTGATGAAGCAACTAGTGCACTAGACATGGAATCTGAGCGAGTGGTTCAAGAGGCCCTTAATAGAATTATGCAAGACAAGACCACGATTGTAGTAGCTCATCGGCTGAGCACCATAAAAGATGCTGACATTATATCAGTCGTGCAGCATGGAAGAGTAGTTGAACAAG GCACGCATACTGAACTACTCAAGGACCTAAATGGTGCATATTCTCAGCTTATACAACTGCAGGGTGCAACTGAAGAACTGCATAAATCTGGTGTCGATTATCAAAGGTCTATTTCAACTGTCCAAAGTGTCATGTCCATTAGCAAATCTAGAGGCCGCAATGCATCATTTAAGAGATCATTAAGTCGAGGAACTTCATTTGGGAGTACTAGTGTGCATTTAACCACAGCAGCTGGTATGATAGTCCCTGAGAGCATGCATACTGAGGTACCATCCAAGGTATTAGATGACAATGAAGAGCACAAGAAGGTGCCCCTCTGTCGACTTATATCTCTTAACAAACCAGAGATACCAGTTCTTCTATTAGGTACAGCTGCTGCAGTTGTAGCAGGTGTTCTCTTCCCAATGTTAGGTTTGCTGATCTCCAGTTCCATAAAATCGTTCTATGAGCCACCACATCAACTTAAGAAAGATGCACGGTTCTGGACATTGATGTATGTAGCGGCTGGAATTGTTTCCCTTATTTCCTTGCCAATGGAAAATTTCCTATTTGGAGTGGCTGGTGGGAAATTGGTGGAGCGCATTCGTTCTTTATCTTTTAAAAGAATTGTTCATCAAGAAGTCAGTTGGTTTGATAATCCCTCAAATGCAAG TGGAACAATTGGTGCGAGGCTATCTGTTGATGCTTCAAATATTCGGCGTCTTGTAGGAGATTCGTTAGCGTTGTTTGTTCGCAGCTCTGTTACAATTATTGCTGGATTTATCATTGCAATGGTTGCAAACTGGAggcttgcccttgttgccacGGTTGTGCTTCCTTTGGGAGGTCTCCAGGGATTCTTCCAGATAAAGTTTTTGGAGGGATTCAGTGCAGATGCTAAG ATAAAGTatgaagaggcaactcaagtaGCACATGATGCTGTCAGTAGTATACGGACTGTCGCTTCGTTCTGTGCTGAGAATAGGATAATGAAGGCTTACTACAAAAAATGTGAAGCTCCGGTGCGACAGGGGATACGCCAAGGGATTGTCAGTGGCTTGGGTTTTGGCATATCATTCTTTGTGCTCTATTCTACATATGCCCTTTGTTTCTATGTAGGAGCCAAGTTCATGCTTGATGGCAAGGCCACATTCACTGAAATATTCAGG GTGTTCTTTGCTTTGCTCATGGCAACCATAGGAGTTTCCCAGACAAGTGCGATGGGTTCAGATTCTGCCAAGGCCAAGGCATCCGCAACCTCAATATTTGCCATGATTGACCGTGAATCGAAGATCGACTCGAGCAGTGATGACGGCATGGTCTTTGCTAATGTGGCTGGTGAGCTCGAACTCCACCACGTCTGTTTCTCATACCCATCACGCCCAGACATACAAATATTCAGAAATCTGTCGCTGAGAATACCATCAGGAAAG ATGGTTGCCCTTGTCGGAGAGAGCGGCTGTGGCAAATCAACCGTGATAGCACTACTGGAAAGATTTTACGACCCTGATTCAGGAACAGTGACACTAGACGGCGTCGACATCAAGAACCTCAAAGTCGGGTTTCTGCGGCAGCAGATGGGGCTGGTGAGCCAAGAGCCCGTCCTGTTCAACGACACGGTCCGCGCCAACATCGCCTACGGCAAGGAAGGCGACGCCACGGAGGAGgagatcgtcgccgccgcgagggcCGCGAACGCGCACCAGTTCATCTCGGCGCTGCCCGGAGGCTATGACACCTGCGCCGGCGAGAGGGGCGTCCAGCTCTCCGGCGGGCAGAAGCAGCGCGTGGCCATCGCGAGGGCCATCCTCAAGGACCCCaggatcctcctcctcgacgaggcGACGAGCGCGCTGGACGCCGAGTCGGAGCGCGCCGTCCAGGCGGCGCTGGAGTCGGTGATGGTCGGCCGGACGACGGTCGTGGTGGCTCACCGACTGTCGACGATCAGGGGCGCCGACGTGATCGCCGTCCTCAAggacggcgaggtcgtcgccaCGGGGGGGCACGAGGAGCTGATGGCGAAGAAGGATGGCGTGTATGCTTCGTTGGTGGAGCTCCGCATGAGCTCCGAACGCGCCGGTGACTCCAAGCCCTCGTGA